The genomic DNA CATTTTTTTCATTTTTTGCGGTGATTAAGAAAGCTTGATAGCCTCGAATTTACATCTAGAATAACATTCTCCACACTTGATACAATCGTCTTGGCGGATGAAATGTATTTCTTTTCTAGCTCCATCAATAGCATCAACAGGACACTTAATAGCACATACTGTACATCCAGTACACTTATCTGCAATCACTTCGTAAGTGAGCAATTGAACACAGCTCTTGGCCGGACATTTCTTATCGCGGATGTGAGCTTCATACTCATCGCGGAAATACTTGATGGTTGTTAAAACTGGGTTTGGAGCAGTTTGTCCTAAACCACAAAGAGAATTATTCTTGATTTGAACAGATAATTCTTCTAGTTTTTCAATATCACCCTCTTCTCCTTTACCTTCAGTAATACGAGTGAGGATTTCAAGCATACGCTTGGTTCCCATACGACAGAAAGTACATTTTCCGCAGCTTTCTTTTTGAGTAAAATCGAGGAAGAAACGCGCCAAGTCCACCATACAAGTGGTCTCGTCCATCACCACCATACCACCAGAACCCATAATGGCTCCAGTTGCATTTACAGAATCGTAATCTACCGGTGTGTGAATAAGGTGAGCTGGAATACATCCTCCAGAAGGTCCACCCAACTGAACCGCTTTAAACTGTTTGTCGTCTTGAATACCGCCACCCAATTTAAATATAATGTCTTCGATGGTCATTCCCATAGGAACTTCTACTAAACCACCTTTTTTAATCTTTCCTGTTAAAGCAAAAACCTTAGTTCCCTTGCTCTTATCAGTTCCATATTGATTATAAGCCTCAGGACCATTCAATAAAATATAAGGGACATTGGCAAAAGTTTCTACGTTATTGATATTGGTAGGCTTCTTCCATAATCCACTAACGGCAGGGAATGGAGGACGACGACGAGGCATTCCTCTTTCGCCTTCTACAGAAGCAATCAATGCCGTTTCTTCACCACAAACAAAAGCTCCAGCTCCTTCTTTTACATAAAGGTCGAAGTTGAATCCTTGAATACCGCAAGCATTCTCGCCGATATATCCTTTGGCGCGAGCTTGCTCAATGGCAATGTTTAATCTTACGATAGCTAGTGGATATTCCGCACGACAATAAATCACACCTTGGCTGGCACCAATGGCATAACCACCAATGGCCATACCTTCTAATACGGCATGAGGATCGCCTTCTAATAAGCTACGGTCCATGAATGCACCTGGGTCACCTTCATCGGCATTACAGATGATATATTTTTCGTTGCCTGGGCTGTTATA from Lentimicrobium sp. L6 includes the following:
- a CDS encoding NADH-quinone oxidoreductase subunit NuoF, giving the protein MEKTQVIIGLGSCGIAAGANKTYDAIQNIMEIDKLDIDLKKTSCVGMCFREPLVEVIDDTGYFLYGGIDAAKALEIVERHVQNHEPVKDYIVKSDLFPTPDDSYFQGQVKIALRNCGFIDPEKIEEAEAKDAYKALQKIADEGITREAVIQTVLDSGIRGRGGGGFPTGMKWKFAYNSPGNEKYIICNADEGDPGAFMDRSLLEGDPHAVLEGMAIGGYAIGASQGVIYCRAEYPLAIVRLNIAIEQARAKGYIGENACGIQGFNFDLYVKEGAGAFVCGEETALIASVEGERGMPRRRPPFPAVSGLWKKPTNINNVETFANVPYILLNGPEAYNQYGTDKSKGTKVFALTGKIKKGGLVEVPMGMTIEDIIFKLGGGIQDDKQFKAVQLGGPSGGCIPAHLIHTPVDYDSVNATGAIMGSGGMVVMDETTCMVDLARFFLDFTQKESCGKCTFCRMGTKRMLEILTRITEGKGEEGDIEKLEELSVQIKNNSLCGLGQTAPNPVLTTIKYFRDEYEAHIRDKKCPAKSCVQLLTYEVIADKCTGCTVCAIKCPVDAIDGARKEIHFIRQDDCIKCGECYSRCKFEAIKLS